One Gordonia sp. SID5947 genomic region harbors:
- a CDS encoding LCP family protein: MGLLFYYDGKLHRTEALVPYAGRPADTPGTNWLIVGSDSRADLSDDQRQQLSTGDSDGSRTDTIMMVHKPPSGSAMIISIPRDLYVPIPGQGSHKINAAFNFGGPQLLTQTVEQLSGVRIDHYAEIGFGGFDSVVDAVGGVTICLDQPLNDPKAGLRLPKGCQELSGRQALGLVRTRAFPNADLERVVNQRKFLNALMAKATSPSVLANPFRLIPFVNGAVDAVTVDEGDHIWNLMGLAWALRGDPITTTTPTGGDEYTSDGDSLAVGDNTEQFFTYIRKGVAVPDDLLSAGGGVFGK; encoded by the coding sequence GTGGGATTGCTCTTCTATTACGACGGCAAGCTCCACCGCACCGAGGCGCTCGTCCCCTACGCGGGACGCCCGGCCGACACGCCGGGCACGAACTGGCTGATCGTCGGTAGCGACTCACGCGCGGACCTCAGCGACGATCAGCGTCAGCAGTTGTCGACCGGCGACAGCGACGGTTCTCGGACCGACACCATCATGATGGTGCACAAACCGCCGAGCGGTTCGGCCATGATCATCAGCATCCCGCGTGACCTGTACGTCCCGATCCCCGGGCAGGGGTCGCACAAGATCAATGCGGCATTCAATTTCGGTGGGCCGCAACTGCTCACCCAGACCGTCGAGCAGTTGTCCGGTGTGCGGATCGATCACTACGCCGAGATCGGCTTCGGCGGGTTCGACAGTGTGGTCGACGCGGTCGGCGGCGTCACCATCTGCCTCGACCAACCACTCAACGACCCCAAGGCCGGTCTCCGGCTGCCCAAGGGGTGTCAGGAGCTCAGCGGCCGCCAGGCCCTCGGCCTCGTCCGCACCCGCGCCTTCCCCAATGCCGACCTCGAGCGTGTGGTGAACCAGCGCAAGTTCTTGAATGCCCTGATGGCCAAGGCGACGAGTCCGTCGGTGCTCGCCAACCCGTTCCGGCTGATCCCGTTCGTCAACGGAGCGGTCGACGCGGTCACCGTCGACGAGGGCGACCACATCTGGAACCTCATGGGCCTGGCGTGGGCGCTGCGCGGCGACCCGATCACCACCACCACACCCACCGGCGGAGACGAATACACCTCCGACGGGGACTCACTCGCGGTCGGTGACAACACCGAACAGTTCTTCACCTACATCCGCAAGGGTGTGGCGGTACCCGACGATCTGCTGTCGGCAGGTGGCGGCGTATTCGGCAAGTGA